The Rhopalosiphum maidis isolate BTI-1 chromosome 1, ASM367621v3, whole genome shotgun sequence genome has a segment encoding these proteins:
- the LOC113557013 gene encoding forkhead box protein J1.2-like yields MLDVKRSISMLPAPVNSEPDTDLTSLNWLHSLTNILSVPSLPTPPDSPNSPTRLADQNPKKLPHKIRFQMSLESAEQYKNNGDKKPPFSYSTLICMAMKAKGNKVTLSSIYGWIRENFLYYRNADPSWKNSIRHNLSLNKFFVKVPRSKDEPGKGGFWKFDVDCLEGGARRKRTSSRRRASRMQQKNNASKKQHGEMTVEDEKALELAVQSLEEEQRHMDNNLDGFHQHPLILPVDEPMGVPELVYSCSINAATVDPFMSSVVDYTIIDIPNDHQPQIATDEELTMLTNLTWDDSQMDLLDSLLDSL; encoded by the exons ATGTTGGACGTCAAGAGGTCGATTTCCATGCTTCCAGCACCGGTAAACTCGGAACCAGACACGGATCTGACCAGTCTGAACTGGTTGCATAGTTTAACAAATATACTTTCGGTGCCATCTTTGCCGACTCCTCCCGATTCACCTAATTCGCCCACACGTTTAGCAGATCAGAACCCCAAAAAACTTCCGCACAAAATCCGTTTCCAAATGA GTTTGGAAAGTGCCGAACAGTACAAAAACAATGGAGACAAAAAACCGCCATTTTCATATTCTACATTGATTTGTATGGCTATGAAAGCTAAAGGGAATAAAGTTACGTTAAGTTCTATTTATGGTTGGATCAGAGAAAATTTTTTGTACTACCGTAACGCTGATCCCAGTTGGAAG AACTCAATCAGACACAATTTATCGTTAAACAAATTCTTCGTAAAAGTGCCGCGATCTAAAGACGAACCAGGTAAAGGAGGATTTTGGAAGTTTGACGTCGATTGCTTAGAAGGCGGTGCTCGTCGTAAACGAACAA GTAGCCGGAGGCGGGCAAGTCGGATGCAGCAAAAGAACAACGCGAGCAAGAAACAACACGGAGAGATGACCGTCGAGGACGAAAAAGCGCTCGAGTTGGCCGTCCAGTCGCTGGAAGAGGAACAGCGACATATGGACAATAATTTGGACGGTTTCCACCAGCATCCGTTGATACTTCCTGTCGACGAGCCGATGGGCGTACCCGAGTTGGTCTACAGCTGTTCGATAAACGCAGCCACCGTGGATCCGTTCATGTCTTCTGTAGTCGATTACACGATAATCGACATACCCAACGACCATCAGCCACAAATCGCCACGGACGAAGAGCTAACCATGCTCACGAACTTGACGTGGGATGATTCGCAAATGGATCTACTCGATTCGTTGCTAGACTCGTTGTAG
- the LOC113557703 gene encoding uncharacterized protein LOC113557703, which translates to MPVITDQILNKYIVISLFCMQFSNTMSARWAYLLISFLSVVHKDVAKQVCDGESLIKNNGKLSKEDIVDLISVDNQSQIKMCLVVLGKHPLETGIAELLWRDLVKVYKTANDIPEDELQLLGWISTGIPAPDFMNLSLTDIDTISSFGKWRNFSKEQLVSLKQAIEDQWSYKGPSDLSSYDLAALGQVLCEFNKSYIAAIKPIAYKAAAADISNLVNCPLEIIKEFASLATNRDAFGDPSGWTAIQVALIGCVIVGLDSVRDIQPDAFEGLSAPNMQCLSNNVLQAMSIEQLSHLSLSAVNALTYAQRSSLDREQIKAIQETANTLGAVLNGGCFTSRMAWSTVTLIAYLQLTTLIIS; encoded by the exons ATGCCGGTGATAACCGA TcagatactaaataaatacattgtaatttCTCTATTTTGTATGCAGTTTAGTAATACGATGTCTGCACGATGGGCGTATTtgcttatttcatttttatcggTAGTACATAAAGACGTGGCAAAACAGGTGTGTGATGGCGAatctttgataaaaaataacggaaaGTTGTCTAAGGAAGACATTGTTGATTTAATATCTGTTGACAATCAGTCACAgattaaaatgtgtttggtTGTACTCGGAAAACATCCATTGGAAACGGGAATCGCTGAACTGTTATGGAGAGATTTAGTGAAA GTTTATAAAACAGCCAATGATATTCCCGAAGACGAACTACAGCTGTTAGGGTGGATATCGACCGGAATACCTGCTCCagattttatgaatttgtCTTTGACGGATATCGACACGATATCATCATTCGGGAAATGGAGAAACTTTTCTAAAGAACAG CTCGTGTCTTTAAAACAAGCGATCGAAGACCAATGGAGTTACAAAGGACCTTCTGATTTGAGCAGTTATGACTTAGCTGCTTTAGGTCAAGTTTTGTGCGAgttcaataaatcatatatagcTGCGATTAAACCAATAGCATACAA ggCTGCGGCGGCTGATATATCAAATCTCGTCAATTGTCCGCTAGAGATCATAAAAGAATTTGCTTCACTAGCTACCAACAGAGACGCATTCGGTGATCCTTCGGGATGGACTGCTATACAA GTAGCATTGATCGGGTGTGTGATAGTCGGATTGGATTCTGTGCGTGATATTCAGCCCGACGCCTTTGAAGGACTGTCCGCTCCTAACATGCAATGTTTATCGAACAACGTACTACAG GCGATGTCAATAGAACAGCTATCGCATTTGTCATTGTCTGCCGTCAACGCGCTTACGTATGCACAGCGTTCGTCATTAGATCGCGAACAGATCAAAGCCATCCAAGAAACGGCGAATACATTGGGCGCAGTACTAAACGGCGGATGTTTCACGAGTCGTATGGCTTGGTCGACGGTGACGTTAATCGCTTATTTACAGTTAAcgacattaataatatcataa
- the LOC113555936 gene encoding multiple inositol polyphosphate phosphatase 1-like, with protein MKGQSSRVLLLLAFLSADLSGGDSCYEPIDQDPYLYFSHKTAYQLILNSKFKPVPYCRPTFVWMFIRSGTSYPNTNESLAIRQLHQFKDRVIKNHEERRNGHLCRNVLDSLKRWEFEINPTSENDISPQGRMDMQLLAKRTKDKMSEVLVKDINKNTFKIYASEDRKVMNSAEEFSKTMFGDDFRYKVPIEKIENNSSFIGLEACPKWTDAIQNSEASLFRKSPEYIEMVSQISKRLGFLDNITDSIVHAMYESCRYNKALVVESYPAWCGLFTRQELQLLEYYEDLDYYYKYGYGSEINTKVGCPIAKELMGYLNAVANNDSDRPSAVFRFGSSAGLLTTLLALGVARDPIPLTHSNYHAQYRRQWRMSQVDPFSGNFAAVFYKCDQGDEENKVMFYLNEGVYDYPGCNVGLCSWKFVESKFKHYLGPDGCNDEVCHDRSRASGVRRAGYLVAALIPVALAAYLHRV; from the exons ATGAAGGGTCAATCATCAAGAGTACTGCTGTTGCTCGCGTTCTTGTCTGCTGATTTGTCCGGCGGCGATTCGTGCTACGAACCAATCGACCAGGATCCATATCTGTATTTTTCGCATAAGACTGCATATCAGCTGATACTAAACTCGAAGTTCAAACCAGTGCCTT ATTGCCGTCCGACATTTGTATGGATGTTTATTAGATCGGGTACCAGTTATCCGAATACTAACGAATCCTTGGCCATTCGTCAGTTGCATCAATTCAAAGATAGAGTGATAAAAAATCACGAAGAACGTAGAA ATGGACATCTATGTAGAAACGTATTAGACAGCCTAAAACGTTgggaatttgaaattaatccTACTTCAGAAAATGATATTTCACCTCAGGGTAGAATGGACATGCAGCTACTTGCAAAAAGGACAAAGGACAAAATGAGTGAAGTTTTAGTAAAagatatcaacaaaaatactttCAAA ATTTATGCCAGTGAAGACCGGAAAGTTATGAATAGTGCTGAAGAATTTTCTAAAACCATGTTCGGAGATGACTTTAGATACAAAGTtccaattgaaaaaattgaaaacaactcAAGTTTTATTggg CTAGAAGCTTGTCCTAAATGGACTGATGCAATCCAGAATTCTGAAGCTTCGCTATTTCGTAAATCACCGGAATACATTGAAATGGTGAGCCAAATAAGTAAAAGGCTGGGTTTTCTAGACAACATAACCGACA GTATAGTCCACGCGATGTACGAATCGTGCCGATATAATAAAGCACTCGTGGTCGAATCTTACCCGGCATGGTGTGGCCTGTTCACTAGACAAGAGTTacag CTTTTAGAATATTACGAAGATTTGgactattactataaatacggTTACGGTTCTGAAATTAACACAAAAGTGGGATGCCCGATCGCTAAAGAGTTGATGGGATATTTAAA tgctgTGGCGAATAACGATTCCGATAGACCTTCGGCTGTATTTAGGTTTGGCTCATCGGCTGGATTGTTGACTACGTTATTGGCTTTAGGCGTGGCCAGAGACCCGATTCCTCTGACCCATTCCAATTACCACGCTCAGTATCGTCGTCAGTGGAGAATGTCACAAGTGGACCCATTTTCCGGTAATTTTGCCGCCGTATTTTACAA GTGTGATCAAGGCGACGAAGAGAACAAAGTCATGTTCTACTTGAACGAGGGCGTGTACGATTACCCGGGCTGCAACGTCGGCCTGTGCTCTTGGAAATTCGTCGAGAGCAAATTCAAACATTATCTCGGACCGGACGGCTGCAACGACGAGGTGTGTCACGACCGAAGTCGAGCGTCGGGCGTGCGGCGCGCCGGTTATTTGGTCGCCGCGCTGATTCCAGTCGCACTCGCAGCGTACTTACATCGCGtttga